Part of the Candidatus Delongbacteria bacterium genome, AGCACCAGTACCCAGACCATGGCCAACGATTTCAAGGTGGCCGATATCAGCCTGGCGGACTTCGGCCGCAAGGAAATCGAGATCGCCGAGCACGAGATGCCCGGTTTGATGTCCGTCCGCGAGAAGTACGGCCCCCTGCAGCCGCTGGCCGGCCACCGCGTGATGGGCTCGCTGCACATGACCGTGCAGACCGCCGTCCTCATCGAAACCCTGGCCGCGCTGGGCGCCGACGTGCGCTGGTGCAGCTGCAACATCTTCAGTACCCAGGATCACGCGGCCGCCGCGATCGCAGCCGCCGGGATTCCCGTGTTCGCCTGGAAGGGCGAAAGCCTCGAAGAGTACTGGTGGTGCACCCAGGAAGCGCTGAGCTGGCCCGGAGGCAAGGGCCCCACGCTGATCGTGGACGACGGTGGCGATGCCACCCTGATGGTGCATCTGGGCGCGGCCCTCGAAGAGCGAGCCGCGCGCGAGGGCCGTGTGCCGTCCCTGGGGGGCGACAGCGAGGAAGAGCGCATCCTCAACGCACTGCTGGAAAAGAGCTGCCGTGAGAATCCCGCGAAGTGGGGCCCCATCGCCAAGGACATCCAGGGCGTGAGTGAAGAAACCACCACGGGCGTGCACCGTCTGTATCAGCTCTTCGAGGAAGGGCGTCTGCTCTTCCCGGCTTACAACGTCAACGACAGCGTGACCAAGTCCAAGTTCGACAACCTCTACGGCTGCCGCGAATCCCTGGCCGACGGCATCAAGCGCGCCACCGACGTGATGGTGGCGGGCAAGGTGGTGGTCGTGTGCGGTTACGGCGATGTGGGCAAGGGCTGCGCCCACAGCATGCGCGGACTGGGAGCGCGGGTCATCGTGACCGAGATCGACCCGATCTGCGCCCTGCAGGCCGCCATGGAAGGTTTTGAAGTCAATACCCTCGAAACCTTGATCGGCATCGGCGGCATCTTCGTGACCACCACCGGCAACAAGGACATCATCACCCTGGATCACATGCGCAGCATGAAGGATCAGGCGATCGTCTGCAACATCGGCCACTTCGACAACGAGATCCAGGTGCACCAGCTGCTCAACGCCAGCGATGTGACACGCCAGAACATCAAGCCCCAGGTCGATCGGTTCGAGTTCCCCGACGGACACAGCATCTACCTGCTGGCCGAAGGTCGCCTGGTCAACCTGGGTTGCGCCACCGGCCACAGCAGCTTCGTGATGTCCAACAGCTTCACCAATCAGTGCCTGGCGCAGATCGCACTGGCCGAGAAGGTGCACGAGCTTGGTGTCTACCGTTTGCCCAAGCGCCTTGACGAAGAGGTCGCGCGCCTGCATCTGGCTCACCTTGGTGTGAAGCTGACGGTGCTGCGCGAAGATCAGGCCAAGTACATCGGGGTACCCGTGGAAGGCCCCTACAAGCCCGAGCATTACCGGTACTAGCAGGCAGTCGCGTGCGACGTCCGCAGGTCACGCACCCGGTGGGCGGAAGCTCTGGCTCCGCCCACCGGAGTCTCCAGCGGATGGTCGACCGGCACCAATCAGGCGGACGCCCATGATCCCCCGGACTTTCTTCCCACGTGCTCGGGGGCGCCTGGCAATCACCTTGATCCTGTTTCTGATGGCGTGTTCCATCGAGGATCCTTCGGGGACCTCGTGGGACACGTCGTTCTTTCTCACCAGTGCGCCCGAAACCCTGCGGGTGAGCCAGGCGGGTCGGAACGACTACGTGGACTTCACGGGTGACGACAGCCTGATCATTTTCCGACAGGAACTGGAAGACGTCCGCTTCGGCCTGGGTGATTCACTGTTCTG contains:
- a CDS encoding adenosylhomocysteinase, coding for MANDFKVADISLADFGRKEIEIAEHEMPGLMSVREKYGPLQPLAGHRVMGSLHMTVQTAVLIETLAALGADVRWCSCNIFSTQDHAAAAIAAAGIPVFAWKGESLEEYWWCTQEALSWPGGKGPTLIVDDGGDATLMVHLGAALEERAAREGRVPSLGGDSEEERILNALLEKSCRENPAKWGPIAKDIQGVSEETTTGVHRLYQLFEEGRLLFPAYNVNDSVTKSKFDNLYGCRESLADGIKRATDVMVAGKVVVVCGYGDVGKGCAHSMRGLGARVIVTEIDPICALQAAMEGFEVNTLETLIGIGGIFVTTTGNKDIITLDHMRSMKDQAIVCNIGHFDNEIQVHQLLNASDVTRQNIKPQVDRFEFPDGHSIYLLAEGRLVNLGCATGHSSFVMSNSFTNQCLAQIALAEKVHELGVYRLPKRLDEEVARLHLAHLGVKLTVLREDQAKYIGVPVEGPYKPEHYRY